ATCGCCCTTTTCGGTCCGGACGGCTACCTTTTCTACAAAGGCAGTAATCCTTCCCAAGCTCTGCCGACGGGCAAGGCGATTTATAAAGGTACTTGGGATTATGTAACCGATGCCAAGGGAAAACAGAAGTTTCCCCAGTTGGGTAGTCCGCCAGCGGGGGATAGGTACGGGGCTTTGTCTGCCGAGGAAGCGGATGTGTTGCGCAATGAAAGCGAGGCACCGGAAGGTCAGACCGATTTCGGGCTGACCAGCGAGTTTAAGGTGGACTTCGCCGCCAAGACCATGACCGGCGCGCTCTACCGCAATAACCGGATTACCCATAACGAAACCGAAAATAAAACCAAACAAATTAAACGGTACGACATTCAGGCTAACCTGCACGGCAACCGCTTCAAAGGTAAGGCGTTGGCCGCGGATAAAGATACTGGGAACGGTCATCCCTTCGTTTCTGATTCTGACAGTCTGGAAGGTGGTTTCTACGGGCCTCAGGGCGACGAGTTGGGCGGTAAGTTTTTGGCAAAAGATAAGAAAGTGCTTGCCGTATTCAGCGCGAAACAGAAAGACGGTGCAGAAAAACCATTGGCTGAAACCTTTATGGACGCTTACCGCATCGGTGCGGATTTTGTGAAAAAACAGATAGACAGCTTCGGCAACGTGGCCAAACTGCTGATTGACGGCGTGGAGCTTTCACTGCTGCCGTCTGAGGGCAATAAGGCGGCATTTCAACACGGGATTGAGCAAAACGGCGTGAAGGCAACGGTGTGTTGTTCCAACTTGGATTACATGAGTTTTGGGAAGCTGTCAAAAGAAAATAAAGACGATATGTTCCTGCAAGGTGTCCGCACTCCGGTATCCGATGTGGCGGCAAGGACGGAGGCAAACGCCAAATATCGCGGCACTTGGTACGGATATATTGTTAACGGTACGAGCTGGAGCGGCGAAGCCTCCAATCAGGAAAGTGGTAATAGGGCAGAGTTTGACGTGAATTTTGCCAAGAAAACCCTCAACGGTATGCTGACGGCGAAAGATCGCATTGACCCTGCATTCACCATCACTGCCCAGATTCAGGGCAACGGTTTTTCAGGTGTGGCGAAAACCGGTGAAAAAGGCTTTGCATTGGATCCAAAAAGTACCATCGATCCGGTCTATACGCACATTCAGGCGGATGTATCCGGTGGCTTCTACGGCAAAAACGCCATTGAGATGGGCGGATCGTTCTCCGGAAACACATTGGGGGGAGAAAACGGCAAGGCGGCAGTGGTATTTGGTGCGAAACGCCAACAGCTTGTGCAATAAGCACGGCTGCCGAACAATCGAAAATAAGGCTTCAGACGGCACCGTTCCTTCCGATGCCGTCTGAAAGCGAAGATTAGGGAAACACTATGCAACAGCAACATTTGTTCCGATTCAATATTTTATGCCTGTCTTTAATGACTGCGCTGCCCGCTTATGCAGAAAATGTGCAAGCCGGACAAGCACAGGAAAAACAGTTGGATACCATACAGGTAAAAGCCAAAAAACAGAAAACCCGCCGTGATAACGAAGTAACCGGGCTGGGCAAACTGGTCAAATCTTCCGAGACGCTAAGCAAAGAACAGGTTTTGAATATCCGAGATCTGACCCGTTACGATCCGGGTATTGCCGTGGTCGAACAGGGTCGGGGCGCAAGTTCCGGCTATTCAATACGCGGCATGGATAAAAACCGCGTTTCCTTAACGGTGGACGGCGTTTCGCAAATACAGTCTTACACCGCGCAGGCGGCATTGGGCGGGACGAGGACGGCAGGCAGCAGCGGCGCGATCAATGAAATCGAGTATGAAAACGTCAAGGCTGTCGAAATCAGCAAGGGTTCGAATTCATCAGAATACGGAAACGGCGCATTGGCAGGTTCGGTCGCATTTCAAACCAAAACCGCAGCCGACATTATCGGAGAGGGAAAACAGTGGGGCATTCAGAGTAAAACTGCCTATTCTGGAAAAGACCATGCCCTGACACAGTCCCTTGCGCTTGCCGGACGCAGCGGCGACGGCGCGGAAGCCCTCCTTATTTATACCAAACGGCGGGGTCAGGAAATCCATGCGCATAAAGATGCCGGCAAGGGTGTGCAGAGCTTCAACCGGCTGATGCCGGTCGAGGATACCAATACGTACGCAAATTTCATTGTCGAAGAAGAATGCCCCAATGGATATGCGGCCTGTAAAGACAATGCGAAAAAAGATGCTTTGGCCAAAGATGAGCGCAAAACCGTCAGCACGCAGGATTATACCGGCCCCAGCCGCTTCCTTGCGGACCCGCTTGAGTATGGCAGCCAATCATGGTTGTTCCGACCGGGTTGGCATTTGGACAACCGCCATTATGTCGGAGCCGTTCTTGAACGTACGCAGCAGACCTTTGATACACGGGATATGACTGTTCCTGCCTATTTTACCGAGGCCGATCTGAATGAAAGTGTCCGGAGAAACGGTACGCCGAGCGGCTTTGGCAAATATTCGGGCAATAATAAGGCCGAAAGGCTGTTTGTTCAGGGAGAGAGCGGTACATTGCAGGGTATCGGTTACGGTACCGGCGTGTTTTATGATGAACGCCATACTAAAAACCGCTACGGGGTCGAATATGTTTACCATAATGCTGACAAGGATACCTGGGCCGATTACGCCCGACTTTCTTATGACCGGCAAGGTATAGATTTGGACAACCATTTGCAGCAGACGCATTGCTCTCACGACGGTTCGGATAAAAATTGCCGTCCCGACGGCAATAAACCGTATTCCTTCTATAAATCCGACCGGATGATTTATGAAGAAAGCCGAAACCTGTTCCAAGCAGTATTTAAAAAGGCATTTGATACGGCCAAAATCCGTCACAATTTGAGTATCAATCTAGGGTACGACCGCTTTAAGTCGCAATTGTCCCACAGCGATTATTATCTGCAAAACGCAGTTCAGGCATATGGATCGAAAACTCCGGAAGGGGCGCAGTCGCCCAACGGAAGCCAAGGCAAACCGTATTGGGTGTCTATCGGCAAGACCACGGTCAATACATCGCCGATATGCCGTTTCGGCAATAACACCTATACAGACTGCACACCGAGGAATATCAGCGGCAACGGTTATTATGCAGCCGTTCAAGACAATGTCCGTTTGGGCAGGTGGGCAGATGTCGGAGCAGGCATACGTTACGATTACCGCAGTACGCATTCGGAAGATAATAGTGTCTCTACCGGTACTCACCGCAACCTTTCTTGGAACGCAGGCGTAGTCCTCAAACCTTTCACCTGGATGGATTTGACTTATCGCGCTTCTACGGGCTTCCGTCTGCCGTCGTTTGCCGAAATGTACGGCTGGAGAGCCGGGGAGTCTTTGAAAACGTTGGATCTGAAACCGGAAAAATCCTTTAATAGAGAGGCAGGTATTGTATTTAAAGGGGACTTCGGCAATTTGGAAGCCAGCTATTTCAACAATGCCTATCGCGACCTGATTGCATTCGGTTATGAAACCCGAACTCAAAACGGGCAAACTTCGGCTTCTGGCGACCCCGGATACCGAAATGCTCAAAATGCACGGATAGCCGGTATCAATATTTTGGGTAAAATCGATTGGCACGGTGTATGGGGCGGGTTGCCGGACGGGTTGTATTCCACGCTTGCCTATAACCGTATCAAGGTCAAAGATGCCGATATACGCGCCGACAGGACGTTTGTAACTTCATACCTCTTTGATGCCGTCCAACCTTCACGATATGTATTGGGTTTGGGTTACGACCATCCTGACGGAATATGGGGCATCAATACGATGTTTACTTATTCCAAGGCAAAATCTGTTGACGAACTGCTCGGCAGCCAGGCGCTGTTGAACGGTAATGCCAATGCTAAAAAAGCAGCATCACGGCGGACGCGGCCTTGGTATGTTACGGATGTTTCCGGATATTACAATATCAAGAAACACCTGACCCTGCGCGCAGGCGTGTATAACCTCTTCAACTACCGGTATACCACTTGGGAGTCTGTGAGGCAGACCGCCGAAGGAGCGGTCAATAGGCACAATAATGTCGGCAGGTATAACCGCTACGCCGCACCGGGACGAAATTACACTCTTACTTTAGAGATGAAGTTTTGATCTAAGCAGCCGTGCGTCAAGGCAATAGGAGACCCTTGCAAAATTCCCCCAAATCCCCTAAATTCCCACCAAGACATTTAGGGGATTTCTCATGAGTACCTTCTTCCGGCAAACCGCACAAGCCATGATTGCCAAACACATCGACCGCTTCCCACTATTGAAGTTGGATCAAGTGATTGATTGGCAGCCGATCGAACAATACCTGAACCGTCAAAGAATCCGTTACCTCCGAGACCACCGCGGCCGTCCCGCCTATCCCCTGTTGTCCATGTTCAAAGCCGTCCTGCTCGGACAATGGCACAGCCTCTCCGATCCCGAACTCGAACACAGCCTTATTACCCGCATCGATTTCAACCTGTTTTGCCGTTTCGACGAGTTGAGCATCCCCGATTACAGCACCTTATGCCGCTACCACAACCGGCTGAAGCAAGACGACAACCTGTCCGAATTACTGGAACTGATTAACCGCCAACTGACCGAAAAAAACCTAAAAGTAGAGAAAGCATCCGCCGCCGTCATTGACACCACCATTATTCAGACCGCCGGCAGCAAACAGCGTCAGGCCATAGAAGTTAATGAAGAAGGACAAGTCAGCGGCCAAACCACACCGAGTAAAGACAGAGATGCCCGTTGGACAAAGAAAAACGGCCTCTACAGACTCGGTTACAAACAACATACCCGTACCGATGCGGAAGGCTATATCGAGAAACTGCACATTACCCCCGCCAATACCCATGAGTGCAAATACCTGTTGCCTTTGCTGGAAGGGATAGCCGAAGATACGACCGTCTATGCCGACAAAGGCTACGACAGTAAGGAAAACCGGCAGCATCTGAAAGAACATCAGTTACTGGACGGCATTATGCGCAAAGCCTGCCGCAACCGTCCGCTGACGGAAAATCAAACGAAGCGTAACCAGTATTTATCGAAAACCCGTTATGTGGTCGAACAAAGCTTCGGTACGCTGCACCGTAAATTCCGCTATGCCCGGGCAGCCTATTTTGGTCTGCTCAAAGTGAGTGCGCAAAGCCATCTGAAGGCGATGTGTTTGAACCTGTTGAAAGCGGCCAACAGGCTAAGTGCGCCCGCTGCCGCCTAAAAAGCAGCCCGGATGCCTGATTATCAGGTATCCGAGGAGGATTAAGGGGGTATTTGGGTAAAATCAGGAGGTATTGGGGGAGAGAAACAGCCGAAAACCTGTGTTTGGGTTTCGGCTGTTGGGGAAAAGGAATTTTGCAAAGGTCTCATTAGGGTAGAAGTGTATCTGTTGGAGTATTTGTAAAAGCTGTTGAGGTATTTAGGTGTGAATAGATGAAATGAGACGATGCTATAACCAGTAAAATAAAAATGACTGGAAGTTTTTTAGTCTATTTATATTTATGTTTTTTAATTGATGGTTTGAGATTGGAATAGACAAAAAAATAACCGCTTAAAAGCGGTAAATGGTGCCCGGAGCCGGAATCGAACCGGCACGGCCGGTTTAGGGCCGACGGATTTTAAGTCCGTTGTGTCTACCTATTTCACCACCCGGGCGTAGACAATAAATTGAGAGATTGGTGGCGGGGGCGCGGATTTGAACCGGCCTGTATAAGGGTTGCACCCCTTATAGCATAAACACTCTGCCACCCCGCCATGAAATGGATGGAGGCGAGAGTCGGAATCGAACCGGCGTAGACGGATTTGCAATCCGCTGCATAACCACTTTGCTATCTCGCCAAATAAACTACTTTGGAGTGTTTGTAGTATTGAAACTGGAGCGGGAAACGAGTCTCGAACTCGCGACCTCAACCTTGGCAAGGTTGCGCTCTACCAACTGAGCTATTCCCGCGTATTCGGATGCATGATTTAATGGAGCGGGAAACGAGTCTCGAACTCGCGACCTCAACCTTGGCAAGGTTGCGCTCTACCAACTGAGCTATTCCCGCATTTGAGTGCATCTGAAATTAAACTGGAGCGGGAAACGAGTCTCGAACTCGCGACCTCAACCTTGGCAAGGTTGCGCTCTACCAACTGAGCTATTCCCGCTCTGATATTTGTTGCTTCGTATATCGAAGAAGACGCAATTATTATGGATTTAATCGTGTGCGTCAAGTGTTTTGTTTTTATTTTTTTAAAAATTTTATTTGAATTCTTTCCACGCCATTTTCAGGTAGTAGCACATGGACCAGATGGTCAATACAGATGCTATAAACATCAATATGTTACCAATGAGATAGAAAGGGTCGTTATATTTGTCCGTGCCGATAAGCAAAAGGAAGATGGCGATCATTTGGGCAGTGGTTTTGAATTTGCCGATAGTGGCTACTGCAACGCTGCCGCGTTTTCCCATTTGTGCCATCCATTCGCGTAGGGCGGAAATGGTGATTTCTCGGCCGATAATAATCATGGCGAAGATGGCGTATGTTCTGCCAAGGCTGACGAGCAGGAGTAGGGCAACGGCAACCATAAGTTTGTCGGCAACGGGATCGAGGAATGCGCCAAAGTCGGAGGTTTGTTTCCAGCGACGTGCCAAAAAGCCGTCAAACCAGTCTGTAATAGCTGCAAGTGCAAAGATGATGGCGGCTGTCCAATTGACGGTTTGTGGTTGAATCCATGTGTTCGGTAAATAGAATAGGATGGTGAACACGGGGATTAATAGGACGCGCATCCAGGTAAGTAAAATAGGTATGTTCCAAGGCATGGTTGGGGACCTTTTGGATGATGTGTCGGATTGTCCATTATAGCTTATTTGCTCGTTGGGCTTTTTTGAGTGTTGTTTTTTGCCGACAAGTAACGTGGGCATAGGGCTTTGTTATGCGGGTTGTGAAGAAAGTCTGTTAAGGCTGTCTGAAAAATGGGTTGTTGAGGGGTGTAAATATTTTTGGGCAGGTAAGTGGATGCAAAATAGTGGGCAACGAGGTCGGCTTGCTGCTCGATATTGAGTTGGTTGAAGTGAGGCAAAGGCATGGGATAGGCGTAAGCTTTGTGTTTCCTATATCCGCCTTTGAGCATAATGAATAAACCGGATAACCAAACTTTGTGACCGCGCTGGTGTTGCCAGACGTGTGTCAGCTCATGAATCAGCCAGATTTTGTAAGCGATGCCGGCTTGAGTGAAATCATCAGGGCAGTGTTTGAGCGGGAAATATATATTTCCATTGGGGGCAATAGCGGTATTAGGGTTGGGCAGGAAGGGGATGCCGCGATATATTTTAATGCGATTGAAGTCTATACCGTCGGAAAAAACCTGTTTTGCCATACGGACTTCGTTTTTGGTCAGTCTGCGCCAATTGGAAAAAATCATATTTTAAAGAATGATAGAGGATAAAAAGATGTTCAGGCCGTCTGAAAGTTTCAGACGGCCTGAGTATGGGATTTATTGTTCTTCTGAAGCAGCTTGTTTGCCGTTGTTGAACAATTTGTCCATAGGCGTCAGATTGACTGCATTGCCTTGGCTGACTATCCATTTGTTTTCAACACGCCACACGCCTGAGGTATCTTCAACTCGTAAATACCAATGGTTGGTTTGATGGAGAGGTTTGAAAATGGCTTCGTATTCCATGCGGCCGTTTTGTGGTTCGGACGTTACGGCGCGCAGCTTGACGGTTTGGTCGTCAGCTTTGCGTGTCGGGTGCATCAGCAGCAGGTTTAATGGCTGTTTGGGATCGAATTGTCCACTGACGAATACTTTGGCGGCATTCATATCCGGACTGATTAAAACCTGCACTTGAATCTGCCTTTTAACGGCTTCTTCATCGCGGTGAAGCTGGATTTCGATGTGTTTGCCGTCTTTATAGTAATCGTCGGAAACCAAGTCTGTCGTATGTTCTTTTGCGACGAAGAACATAGACACGCTGGCGATAACGACAAAGATTGGACCTGCCATCAGCACCCAAGGCCAAATGTGTTTATACCAAGGCTTAGTGGGATTGGGTTTGGACACCGTTGTTATTCTCCAATAAAGGTTGCTTTTTCATTCAAGACAGTCGGTTCGGCATCAGCGGCATTGGTTTCACGATATGCGAAAGTGAATTCAATCGGCTGGCTGCCTTTTTCGGCGTACTCGGGGATAGTGGACACTTGAACCGGAATGGTCACGGTTTCGCGTGGCGCAATTTTAATACCGTTTTCTGGCAAGCCGGTCAAGGCGATATCATCAAAACCTTTGACTGTTGCAGTAACGGTCTGTTCATGTTCACTCTTATTAATAATGCGCAGGTTGTAGGCATTTTCCAACCAGCCTTGGCTGTTTTCACGAACCATCACGCCACGGTCTTTCAGAATATCCACTTCGACCATTTTACGGGTGGCAATACCGGTTAAGAAAGCAATAATAACCACAAACAATACTGCACCATAACCTGCAACGCGAGGGCGTTTCAGGCGTTTTTTGATGTCGCTTTCAGGGTATTCATGCTCCATTGCGCCTTCGGTGGTATAACGGATCAGGCCACGCGGATAACCCATTTTGTCCATGATTTCATCACAAGCATCGATACAGGCTGCACAACCGATGCATTGGTATTGCAGACCGTCGCGGATGTCGATACCGACGGGGCAGACTTGTACACACATGGTGCAGTTGATGCAGTCGCCCAAGCCGCTGTCTTCTTTGTTGGCGGTTTTTTTGCGTGCACCGCGAGGTTCGCCGCGTTCGGTATCGTAGGAAATAATCAGCGTGTCTTTGTCAAACATTGCACTTTGGAAGCGTGCATATGGGCACATATGCAGGCACACTTTTTCGCGCATAATGTGGGCAAAGAAGAAGGTCATGAATCCATAAAACGCTGCAGCAAACATTGCGCCGCCGCCTGCTGCTCCGGTGAATAAATCGGGAACAAACTGGCGGATAGGGACAAACCAGCCTGCAAAAGTTATACCTGTCCATGCACAGACAAGGAAAATCAGTAGGTATTTGGTGACTTTAATGCGGATTTTAGTAAAGTTCCAAGGCGATTTTTCCAGTTTTAAACGTTTGTTGCGGTCGCCTTCAACCAAGTTGTCGATCCAAAGCATGATTTCGGTGTAAACCGTTTGCGGGCAAGAATAGCCGCACCACAAACGACCGGCAATGGTTGTCCACCAAAACAGTCCGAAAGCACAAATCATCAACAGCAAGGCAAGGTAAATCAAATCGCCCATGCCCAGTGACAGGCCAAAAATGAAAAAATGACGGTCAGGAATATCAAATAAAACTGCCTGACGGTTACTCCAGTTAAACCATGGAATTACGTAAAATACAAACTGGGTCGCCAATACGGCGGCAATACGCAGTTTGGCAAAGCGTCCTTCTGCTTTTTTCGGATGGATGCGTTCGCCTTCGGGATGAATTTGAATTACGCTGGATTTTGGTTTGGAAGGTTTGGGCGGAGTGGCTTTTGCCGTTTTTTCTGTTGAGTGTGTGGTGTTTTCCGCTTGGTTTTCGGGTGACATAATCAGTGTTCCTTAATCGAAGTGCACACAAGCCTTTTGTCATGGTAGTAGTTTGATGCGAGTATTTTCAGACGGCCTTGGACGTGCATATAAAATCATAACATTTGGCTCTATGCAAAGCAAAAGCAGGGTTTGGCCTTAACAATAGTTGCGGTACTCCTGCCTCATACAAGGCCGTCTGAAAAGAGCAGTATTCAAAGACTTACGGAATAAGCGTAGGTTTATACTTATAGTGATTTCCTATTTATCCGATAAAAAATTTACAACATACTGTTTCAAAACGAAATAACAGTTAATATCATCTATCCCGTCCGTTTCAGACGGCTTATTGGAAATCATGCCGTCTGACAATGCAAATATCAAA
This genomic interval from Neisseria flavescens contains the following:
- a CDS encoding transferrin-binding protein-like solute binding protein yields the protein MKKSLIAQAAGILPVLLLSACAGGGSFDLDSVETKPHNPQPEAPKYQDEQTEKPAKPDEAQAAENERSAYGFAAKIPRRNWYKNKEDHKALSEADWEKLGAGEPGEFRQKNEIFAMDKGTLNESITTGDGKSRVEGYTAFKYVGSGYIYRNGANKIDLKNDIALFGPDGYLFYKGSNPSQALPTGKAIYKGTWDYVTDAKGKQKFPQLGSPPAGDRYGALSAEEADVLRNESEAPEGQTDFGLTSEFKVDFAAKTMTGALYRNNRITHNETENKTKQIKRYDIQANLHGNRFKGKALAADKDTGNGHPFVSDSDSLEGGFYGPQGDELGGKFLAKDKKVLAVFSAKQKDGAEKPLAETFMDAYRIGADFVKKQIDSFGNVAKLLIDGVELSLLPSEGNKAAFQHGIEQNGVKATVCCSNLDYMSFGKLSKENKDDMFLQGVRTPVSDVAARTEANAKYRGTWYGYIVNGTSWSGEASNQESGNRAEFDVNFAKKTLNGMLTAKDRIDPAFTITAQIQGNGFSGVAKTGEKGFALDPKSTIDPVYTHIQADVSGGFYGKNAIEMGGSFSGNTLGGENGKAAVVFGAKRQQLVQ
- a CDS encoding lactoferrin/transferrin family TonB-dependent receptor → MQQQHLFRFNILCLSLMTALPAYAENVQAGQAQEKQLDTIQVKAKKQKTRRDNEVTGLGKLVKSSETLSKEQVLNIRDLTRYDPGIAVVEQGRGASSGYSIRGMDKNRVSLTVDGVSQIQSYTAQAALGGTRTAGSSGAINEIEYENVKAVEISKGSNSSEYGNGALAGSVAFQTKTAADIIGEGKQWGIQSKTAYSGKDHALTQSLALAGRSGDGAEALLIYTKRRGQEIHAHKDAGKGVQSFNRLMPVEDTNTYANFIVEEECPNGYAACKDNAKKDALAKDERKTVSTQDYTGPSRFLADPLEYGSQSWLFRPGWHLDNRHYVGAVLERTQQTFDTRDMTVPAYFTEADLNESVRRNGTPSGFGKYSGNNKAERLFVQGESGTLQGIGYGTGVFYDERHTKNRYGVEYVYHNADKDTWADYARLSYDRQGIDLDNHLQQTHCSHDGSDKNCRPDGNKPYSFYKSDRMIYEESRNLFQAVFKKAFDTAKIRHNLSINLGYDRFKSQLSHSDYYLQNAVQAYGSKTPEGAQSPNGSQGKPYWVSIGKTTVNTSPICRFGNNTYTDCTPRNISGNGYYAAVQDNVRLGRWADVGAGIRYDYRSTHSEDNSVSTGTHRNLSWNAGVVLKPFTWMDLTYRASTGFRLPSFAEMYGWRAGESLKTLDLKPEKSFNREAGIVFKGDFGNLEASYFNNAYRDLIAFGYETRTQNGQTSASGDPGYRNAQNARIAGINILGKIDWHGVWGGLPDGLYSTLAYNRIKVKDADIRADRTFVTSYLFDAVQPSRYVLGLGYDHPDGIWGINTMFTYSKAKSVDELLGSQALLNGNANAKKAASRRTRPWYVTDVSGYYNIKKHLTLRAGVYNLFNYRYTTWESVRQTAEGAVNRHNNVGRYNRYAAPGRNYTLTLEMKF
- a CDS encoding IS5 family transposase, with product MSTFFRQTAQAMIAKHIDRFPLLKLDQVIDWQPIEQYLNRQRIRYLRDHRGRPAYPLLSMFKAVLLGQWHSLSDPELEHSLITRIDFNLFCRFDELSIPDYSTLCRYHNRLKQDDNLSELLELINRQLTEKNLKVEKASAAVIDTTIIQTAGSKQRQAIEVNEEGQVSGQTTPSKDRDARWTKKNGLYRLGYKQHTRTDAEGYIEKLHITPANTHECKYLLPLLEGIAEDTTVYADKGYDSKENRQHLKEHQLLDGIMRKACRNRPLTENQTKRNQYLSKTRYVVEQSFGTLHRKFRYARAAYFGLLKVSAQSHLKAMCLNLLKAANRLSAPAAA
- the pgsA gene encoding CDP-diacylglycerol--glycerol-3-phosphate 3-phosphatidyltransferase — its product is MPWNIPILLTWMRVLLIPVFTILFYLPNTWIQPQTVNWTAAIIFALAAITDWFDGFLARRWKQTSDFGAFLDPVADKLMVAVALLLLVSLGRTYAIFAMIIIGREITISALREWMAQMGKRGSVAVATIGKFKTTAQMIAIFLLLIGTDKYNDPFYLIGNILMFIASVLTIWSMCYYLKMAWKEFK
- a CDS encoding type IV secretion protein Rhs; its protein translation is MAKQVFSDGIDFNRIKIYRGIPFLPNPNTAIAPNGNIYFPLKHCPDDFTQAGIAYKIWLIHELTHVWQHQRGHKVWLSGLFIMLKGGYRKHKAYAYPMPLPHFNQLNIEQQADLVAHYFASTYLPKNIYTPQQPIFQTALTDFLHNPHNKALCPRYLSAKNNTQKSPTSK
- a CDS encoding FixH family protein is translated as MAGPIFVVIASVSMFFVAKEHTTDLVSDDYYKDGKHIEIQLHRDEEAVKRQIQVQVLISPDMNAAKVFVSGQFDPKQPLNLLLMHPTRKADDQTVKLRAVTSEPQNGRMEYEAIFKPLHQTNHWYLRVEDTSGVWRVENKWIVSQGNAVNLTPMDKLFNNGKQAASEEQ
- the ccoG gene encoding cytochrome c oxidase accessory protein CcoG, which codes for MSPENQAENTTHSTEKTAKATPPKPSKPKSSVIQIHPEGERIHPKKAEGRFAKLRIAAVLATQFVFYVIPWFNWSNRQAVLFDIPDRHFFIFGLSLGMGDLIYLALLLMICAFGLFWWTTIAGRLWCGYSCPQTVYTEIMLWIDNLVEGDRNKRLKLEKSPWNFTKIRIKVTKYLLIFLVCAWTGITFAGWFVPIRQFVPDLFTGAAGGGAMFAAAFYGFMTFFFAHIMREKVCLHMCPYARFQSAMFDKDTLIISYDTERGEPRGARKKTANKEDSGLGDCINCTMCVQVCPVGIDIRDGLQYQCIGCAACIDACDEIMDKMGYPRGLIRYTTEGAMEHEYPESDIKKRLKRPRVAGYGAVLFVVIIAFLTGIATRKMVEVDILKDRGVMVRENSQGWLENAYNLRIINKSEHEQTVTATVKGFDDIALTGLPENGIKIAPRETVTIPVQVSTIPEYAEKGSQPIEFTFAYRETNAADAEPTVLNEKATFIGE